CCGCCTTCCGCCGCCTGCCCGCCAAGCCGAGGCCCGGCGCATCCGGCCCGAACGCCCAGCGTCCGCTACCGGTCGCGCTGATCTTCTGCTGTCTGGTCGTGGTCTACGTCGCGATCCGCTATTACTGGCGCTAGCACCACGAGCTATTTCGGTTTGGCTCGGTTTCCTCACGCGAACCGGTATCCGCTTCGCGTGAAAGCGCTCGACCGGTAGCGCTGTAACCTGCCCCACATTTGCGTCAAAGGCGCGCGGCTCCCGCGCCAGACGGTGATCGGCCGTTTGTTCTCATCAGACGTCGCAATGGCGTTGTCGATCCTGCGCGCCCTGGTCGTGGACAGCGAGCCGATCGCGTTCATGCGAGGCGCCGCTGACTGCAGAAGCACAGCGTCGAGCCATCGACCCGGCTAATTCGCCGCGCCGTGGAATATCGCGCGCGGCCGATTGTGTCGCGCGCCTAGGCGACGCCATCGCGGCCGGGCATAATGAGGAACTCAAAAAACAAAATCATACTGGAGGAAAGATGAAGCGATCCATTGCAGCCCTTGTCGTGACCACGAGTCTGGTGATCAGCGGCAGCGCGCTGGCCCGGACCATGGACAAGGTCGTCAAAGTGGGCGCCCTCGGCGATCAGTCCGGGCTCTACCAGGATATCGGCGGACCGGGCTCGACAGTGGCGGCGCAGATGGCGATCGAGGATTCCGGGCTGCTGGCAAAGGGCTGGAAGATCGACCTGATCTCGGCCGATCACCAGAACAAGCCCGACGTCGCCGTCAACATCGGCAAACAGTGGATCGACGTCGACAAGGTCGACGTGTTCGTCGACCTTGCAGCCTCCAACGTCGGGCTCGCCATCGCCAACCTCTCCAAGGAGAAGAATGTCGTCAATTTGAACTCCGGCTCGGGCTCCTCCGATCTCACCGGCTCGCAGTGTACGCCCAATACGGTGCACTGGCCCTACGACACCTATATGCTTGCCAACGGCACCGGCAAGGCGCTGGTGAAATCCGGCGGCGACAGCTGGTTCTTCATCACCGCGGACTATGCGTTCGGCCAGGCGCTGGAGCGCGACACGACGGCGGCCGTCACCGCGGGCGGCGGCAAGGTGCTCGGCAGCGTCAAGCATCCGCTCAATACCGCCGACTTCTCCTCCTTCCTGCTGCAGGCGCAGAGTTCGAAGGCCAAGGTCATCGGCCTTGCCAATGCCGGCGGCGACACCACCAACGCGATCAAGCAGGCGGCTGAATTCGGCATCGTCTCGGGCGGCCAGAAGCTTGCAGGCATGCTGATGTTCATCACCGACGTGCACTCCCTCGGCCTCAACGTCGCGCAGGGCCTGAACTTCACGGAAAGCTTCTACTGGGACATGAACGACCAGACCCGCGCCTTCTCCAAGCGCTTCATGGAGCGCTTCAAGAAGAACCCGCCGACCATGGTGCAGGCCGGCGTCTATGCATCGCTGATCCATTACTTCAAGGCGCTGGAGGCGCTCGGCGGCAATCCGCACGACGGCCGCGCTGTCGTCGCCAAGATG
The DNA window shown above is from Bradyrhizobium sp. ISRA464 and carries:
- a CDS encoding ABC transporter substrate-binding protein, with the protein product MKRSIAALVVTTSLVISGSALARTMDKVVKVGALGDQSGLYQDIGGPGSTVAAQMAIEDSGLLAKGWKIDLISADHQNKPDVAVNIGKQWIDVDKVDVFVDLAASNVGLAIANLSKEKNVVNLNSGSGSSDLTGSQCTPNTVHWPYDTYMLANGTGKALVKSGGDSWFFITADYAFGQALERDTTAAVTAGGGKVLGSVKHPLNTADFSSFLLQAQSSKAKVIGLANAGGDTTNAIKQAAEFGIVSGGQKLAGMLMFITDVHSLGLNVAQGLNFTESFYWDMNDQTRAFSKRFMERFKKNPPTMVQAGVYASLIHYFKALEALGGNPHDGRAVVAKMKELPTDDPLFGKGSIRADGRKIHPAYLFEVKKPSESKYPWDYYKLVATIPADEAFLPLDKSACPLVKKN